The DNA sequence cacaatcctgtccctggagctctacggacaattccttcaacctcatggcttggtttttgctctgacatgcactgtcaactgtgggaccttatatagacaggtgtgtgtctttccaaatcatgtccaatcaattgaatttaccacacgtggactccaatcaagttgttgaaacatctcaaggatgaacctcagctcaatttcgagtctcatagcaaaaggtctgaatacttatgtaaataaggtatttttcttttctttttttacatttaaaaaaattgctTAAAatcatgttttcgctttgtcattattgggtattgtgagtTGATTGAAGAGGGGGGAAataatttgatccattttagaatgaagctgtaaagtaacaaaatgtggaaaaagtctgaatactttccgaatgcactgtacaacaTTATTTTCTCTGTCATATTGACTGGAAAGGTTCAGAGGTCCCACAGAATAAAAGTTATTACTGTATTCCAGTTCACATAATAAAATTGTGTTAGAGCTGCATAGCAGAGCTGAATGTCCCTGTGTTTCTCCAACAGGAAAGATGAATGGATCAAACATGGCTCTTGTGCTGCTTGTGTGGAGGGCATGAACTCTCCCTTGCGTTACTTCCAGATATGTCTGAAACTACGCGGGCGCTTCGATATTGACCGGTCAGCCCCACTGTTCACATTCACATACCTAACCTGCCTGTTTCACCATTACACATAGTCAAACCTCTGTTGATGGCTTTTATCCTGGCTAAGCTACCTGTTCTCCACCCGTTATTCAGAGCCTTGGAGGACGCAGGCATAAAGCCCTCCTGTAACCAGTCTTATCCAGTAGGTAGTCACTATCACCTTGGGGAAGGGTTAAGAGACAGCTATAGGCATGCATTGTGGGGGTTTACAGAAACTAAATTACAATGCTTTTTATGTAACATTATTTGGATGTACAGACTGAGACACTGCATCCAAATAAGGATCTGAAGGATATAATTAAATTATCTAGTCTTTTTGCAGCATGGGTTTCAGTAGGATCTTATAAAATAGAACCACTTAAGTGAACTTGTTTGGTTGAGATCAGAAACAGAAACTCTGAGAACATGACAAATAATTCCtatttatgacaaaaaaaagGCAATTAACATTGAACTTAAGTTTACATGGGGAAGTAGGATGAAACTTGAATTCAGTTACTGCATTGTTCTGCCATCTGTTCAGTACGATAAAGTCAACCATGCTCTGGCCCCAGTCATTGGAGATGACCCCGATGTCCAGATTCAGTGTATAAATGATGAAAAGGTAAGCTAACAGCTAGGTAAGAATCCCTAGGAtgagtgcctgtctgtctgctccatcATGCCAGTTCCTTGTCACTTAGTGTCATGCCAAACTGGGGTAGGCAAGTGCAAAAACAAATCTGGGACCAAGCTAGTCACTGTAGTATTGTACCAAACCACACATTATCACCACTTGAGAGTCCTCTGTTCGCCTTTGGTGTAATCTGGCAGTAGCACTGATGCTTCCAAGATTTTGCAGATGTAGAGAAAGTTTATTTGTGGGCATGTAAATGgaatcccccatcacttccctcagGGACGAGAAGTATTGGTCCAGGTGAAGATCCCTCTGTCTCAAAACCTCACCCTTGGATGTCATCAGAAAGAGGACCAGGGAGCTGAACCAGAACCTCCCCAGCTTTGGCACACCTTTCCTGGGCACCCCTGTCCACAGGACTCCACCGTCTTCTACTTCCCTATAAACCACGACCACCCACACCAGCCATGTGACTAGTGTTACGTCTGTCCTCACCACAGACGGGGCTGCCATGCCTACCTAATGATAAGCAAGTTCTTGAGGCACTCATGTAATACGCAGGCACTTTTTGTCCTTTAAGTATTTTTGTTTTGCAAACATGCTTTTGGTGAGTCCAAATATACATTTTGTTGGCAAAATAAACAAGTATTTTAAAGCACCTTATTGTTGTGTATATACAAAATGTTTATATAAGACACCACACAGTGCaacagttaacatttaattgacatTGTACACACATAACCAAAAGGTAGTTTCTATAACAAAAAAAGTAAAGAACAGACAGAAATTACAACCACAGAGCACTAAAAACCAATGCGAGTTCACTAAGAGCACAAGTTTGGCTGAAAAGAAATTACATGGGCAATTTTAATCTTTGATAGTGAAAATGGGGGCACATATTCTGCTTGTTTTGAGTGACGTTGCTTTGCAGTGAGGGCGTGTTGTGAGGTTGGGGTGTGATGGCTCAGAGCTCCAGCTTTCCCAGGAAGCGGAGGTTGAGAATTTTCAGCTGGTCATCCAGCTCCATCCTGACGATGCCGTCATCCCCATCAATACTTAGTAGGATCCCCGTGGCCTCGCGGTCCTCCCCTAGAATCACCTTCACCTGGAGAGGCACCACAGACAACAGATGACACACCAAGAGCAGCCAGAGCCTTATGAACCCAAAAGAACCATGCTCCTGTCCACAGAACTCTTGAGTCCAGTAGAAAGGTGTTGTGGTGAGAAGCAGCCTTACCTTGTTGTTCTTAGTTGGGGTGACAGGCTCTAGGTGTTCACTGGAGATGCTCACCACCTTCTCTGTGTCCTGGAGGAAGACGGAGCACATGCCACCCTGAGGAAGGAGAAGACGCATCAGGTCAATGATGGGAGTACTTGGTTCAGCATGTTCATGTTGTCAACGTAACACATAGGTAAGAATAGTAAAACGGGGGGAATTAGATAATATCCCCTAAATGCAACAAAACTCCAATTTAACCATTCTATTGGTTTCTAGCATAATAAAAATAGTAAGCAATTTAGCAAAAACTTTTATCCAAAGAGACTTAATGCATACATACATTTTACGAATGGGTGTccctgggaatcgaacccacaacgtCGTggtgcaagcgccatgctctaccaactgtgcCATAAAATGCTATTTTGTCCTGCTACAGCGGTAAATATGAAAATAAGCTTATTCAGAATGAAGCGAACTTCCCCACCTCTCCGTCATGGTTTAAACCAGTGACCGTTTCAGGTTGTTTCAGTCGCAGTAATCTCTTTACTCTGCCTCTATTGATCTTGAGCTTTTGCTAGCAAACTCAGGAGACACAGATGGCTGTATTTCAGCCTCTTTTCAGGTGTCgactttgacaaaaaaaaaaaaaacacacaaaaaagtcAATTAATGCAAGTTACAAGAGTGTGTCATTACACTGATGT is a window from the Oncorhynchus mykiss isolate Arlee chromosome 24, USDA_OmykA_1.1, whole genome shotgun sequence genome containing:
- the rnaset2l gene encoding ribonuclease T2 isoform X2, whose amino-acid sequence is MLSPVLLVVALLTVLTVTMESDHWTADQQEKFCTWQCLKFTLQWPGSFCLGLKNSSQCRIPPNIQTWTIHGLWPSKAHTCCSCWPIFHSDLKELDPELSQLWPSLLKTQSSFLFWKDEWIKHGSCAACVEGMNSPLRYFQICLKLRGRFDIDRALEDAGIKPSCNQSYPYDKVNHALAPVIGDDPDVQIQCINDEKGREVLVQVKIPLSQNLTLGCHQKEDQGAEPEPPQLWHTFPGHPCPQDSTVFYFPINHDHPHQPCD
- the rnaset2l gene encoding ribonuclease T2 isoform X1, coding for MISHSLSLTSIDMLSPVLLVVALLTVLTVTMESDHWTADQQEKFCTWQCLKFTLQWPGSFCLGLKNSSQCRIPPNIQTWTIHGLWPSKAHTCCSCWPIFHSDLKELDPELSQLWPSLLKTQSSFLFWKDEWIKHGSCAACVEGMNSPLRYFQICLKLRGRFDIDRALEDAGIKPSCNQSYPYDKVNHALAPVIGDDPDVQIQCINDEKGREVLVQVKIPLSQNLTLGCHQKEDQGAEPEPPQLWHTFPGHPCPQDSTVFYFPINHDHPHQPCD